A genomic window from Enoplosus armatus isolate fEnoArm2 chromosome 18, fEnoArm2.hap1, whole genome shotgun sequence includes:
- the LOC139301019 gene encoding neuropeptide FF receptor 2-like, producing MTLDEASNVQNITYVDFYLHKPSVAAVFTVSYLFIFLVCMVGNGVVCFIVLRSKNMRTVTNLFILNLAISDLLVGIFCMPTTLVDNIITGWPFGSIVCKLSGMVQGISVSASVFTLVAIAVDRFRCIVYPFKQKLTIATSKLIIVIIWVLAVSIMCPSGVMLQVTKEQRVRIVLGLNNDTRPFYWCRENWPNQEMRKIYTTVLFANIYLAPLSLIVIMYARIGFTLFKTTIPPMRGSGIASEEGIGSNKSSMEGRHTISKKKTRVIMMLLVVALLFILSWLPLWTLMMLSDYASLTEHQYRVINIYVYPLAHWLAFFNSSVNPIIYGFFNENFRRGFQAAFKFQLCTADIERQKTLSYRIRGNAVLPAQPGVRSVLVGNGKCSCQEGRSLAGKSNIKEQEQDLIMEDLEKVSQI from the exons ATGACC CTTGACGAAGCCAGCAATGTT CAGAACATCACCTATGTTGACTTCTACCTCCACAAGCCCTCTGTGGCTGCAGTCTTCACCGTCTCCTACCTGTTCATCTTCCTGGTGTGCATGGTGGGCAACGGGGTGGTATGTTTCATCGTGCTACGCAGCAAGAACATGCGCACGGTCACCAACCTGTTTATTCTCAACCTCGCCATCAGTGACCTGCTGGTTGGCATCTTTTGCATGCCAACCACGCTGGTGGACAACATCATAACAG GATGGCCATTTGGCAGCATCGTGTGTAAGCTAAGTGGTATGGTTCAAGGGATATCTGTGTCAGCGTCTGTGTTCACTCTGGTGGCAATAGCTGTTGACAG GTTCCGCTGCATTGTCTACCCTTTCAAGCAGAAGCTGACCATCGCCACCTCAAAGCTTATTATCGTCATCATTTGGGTCCTGGCTGTGTCCATCATGTGTCCCTCTGGGGTCATGCTCCAGGTCACAAAGGAGCAGAGGGTGCGAATAGTCCTTGGCCTCAACAATGACACCCGCCCCTTCTACTGGTGCCGGGAAAATTGGCCCAATCAGGAGATGCGGAAAATCTACACCACTGTCCTCTTTGCTAACATTTACCTTGCTCCCCTCAGCCTTATCGTCATCATGTACGCCCGCATCGGCTTCACCCTCTTCAAGACCACTATTCCTCCGATGAGGGGCAGCGGAATTGCATCTGAAGAAGGCATTGGCAGCAACAAATCAAGCATGGAGGGTCGTCACACGATCTCAAAGAAGAAGACTCGGGTGATAATGATGCTACTGGTTGTGGCTCTGCTATTCATCTTATCCTGGCTTCCTCTGTGGACGCTGATGATGCTGAGCGACTACGCCAGCCTGACGGAGCACCAGTATCGTGTCATTAACATCTACGTGTATCCCTTGGCTCACTGGTTGGCCTTCTTCAACAGCAGCGTCAACCCCATCATCTATGGGTTCTTCAACGAGAACTTTCGCAGAGGCTTTCAGGCTGCTTTCAAATTCCAGCTGTGCACTGCTGACATTGAGCGCCAGAAGACCCTCTCCTATCGGATCCGGGGGAACGCTGTGCTCCCAGCCCAGCCTGGAGTCAGATCAGTGTTAGTGGGGAATGGGAAGTGCTCATGTCAGGAAGGAAGGTCCTTGGCAGGTAAAAGTAACATCAAGGAGCAAGAACAGGACCTGATCATGGAGGACCTGGAAAAGGTTTCCCAGATTT